agctgatggagctgatggagctgacggAGCTGCCTTtactgatggagctgatggacctgatggagctacctttacctgacGGAGCTgacggagctgatggagctgatggagctgatgagctactttacctgatggagctcctttacctgatggagctgacggagctctttacctgatggagctccctttacctgatggagctacctttacctgatggagctccctttacctgatggagctgatggagctgatgggctacctttacctgatggagctcctTTACCTGATGagagctacctttacctgatggagctgacggagctgatggagctgctttacctgatggagctgatggagctccctttacctgatggagctcctttacctgatggagctgatggagctgatggagctcctttacctgatggagctccctttacctgatggagctacctttacctgatggagctgatggagctgatggagctccctttacctgatggagctacctttacctgatggagctactttacctgatggagctccctttagctgatggagctgacggagctgatggagctgatggagctccctttacctgatggagctacctttacctgatggagctacttttacctgatggagctccctttacctgatggagctgacggagctgatggagctgatggagctccctttacctgatggagctacctttacctgatggagctcctttacctgatggagctgacggagctccctttacctgatggagctccctttacctgatggagatgatggagctgatggagctgcctttacctgatggagctgatggagctgatggagctgatggagctacctttacctgatggagctgatggagctgatggagctacctttacctgatggagctgatggagctgatggagctgatggagctccctttacctgatggagctgatggagctacctttacctgatggagctccctttacctgatggagctgatggagctaaCTTTacccagtggtggaggaagtactgaagtttagtacttaagtaaaagtacaagtacccaggaaaataaaagtaaaagtaaaagtactacatcaacaatcctacttaagtaaaagtaaaaagtacttacttttaaatttactttaagtattaaaagtaatcaCGCAATGGgttctctcaatgtctaggctgtgccattttgataaagaaatagctactggtaataaatgcctctacagatgtcactactagtaataattataagcaacaacatttgttaattggaaaggttggtgtacttattgtgcctaccatctgtaatactgttcacactatatcttacaattctgcggatgacaagttatctaccagggattatttgcattaccaaaccaataaagacaccatgtgatatctttaaatcttttatttaattgtaaacgtgtaaaaaagggaagctaacctaccagctttatcttaccaatacgttaaatatataatgaagatacaatcatgttttttgatgctattgctgtatgtcaacatgcatttcgctagataacattataatatcatgtcagtaaacgaattaaatacatatatcaatattcaaaagtcagggacattaacttagcatagcaatcactctgcttacctcgatatgctactttaaatttagggcgaattattgaaggctagcaactcctttttttgagggagacaggaaacgcattgaaacctccaggagtcattcttggggcctttgaactcgaacatatcttttaaatagggccaagggtggctcatatcagagggctcagttcaggccgactctggatccatgttgaataggcagtagtcaggctgtctgttgaatgttcaggtataacaggcaaagctaccgctagtgctgctgccagacgcgcactctgatatcattggagttgatagagccacctgattggtttaaacttccaaaacagcaacgcaatccatagttttgtgtaggcaacattttggcgaaactgtgttcataaaatgtaacgagtaacaacacatattgtagaaatgtagcggagtaaaagtatagataatagctaaaaaatgtaatggagtaaaagtaaaaagtatgcactattatttttacttaagtaaagtacagatacgtaaaaatgtacttaagtacagtaacgaagtaaaaatacttcgttacattccaccactgccttTACCTGATGTCCAGCTGACGGAGTTGCCTTTAACTATGACTCTGAAAATCAACATACAACATATCAAATTGTTAATACTAACGTTACTGTTGCACACAACTAATGAATTATGTTTTACATTCAGGAACTCATCAGTCAAACTAAAGTCTACTTCTGCATTCCTTGATCTGTGCCGTATCTGtacatctgtgttaatggacTGTAATCAGGTACATCTGTGTTTATGGAATCTGAATTAAAGAGGCAAAACTTCCTGCTGGGAACAAATTCAGAATTTGTACTTCTGCATTCCTTCCAGACTCATATCTGTCCACCTGTGTTTATGGACCATCTTCAGGTACATCTGTGCCGTAcctgtatatctgtgtttatggacacacaccaacacacacacacacacacacacacacacacacacacacacacaaacacacacacacacacacacacacacacacacacacacactctcacacactctcacacacacacacacacacatacacacacacacacacacacacacatgatcgaGGAATTAGATAGGTCAGGCTACTTTATTTGTAataattgataataataataatggagttacctttacctgatgtctagctgatggagctacctttaaCTGACCTATTCTGACGGCCACTGTTACCATAcctgtatatctgtgtttatggacacacacacacacacacctgacattcTGACGGCCATACAACCAAGTAATTATGTTTTACATTCAGGAACTCATCAGTCAAACTAAAGTCTTGTCACATTTTCAAAGAAGACTGAATTAAAGAAGCAAAACTTCCTGCTGGAAGCAAGTTCAGCAAGTTTTCACATTTAAAAGGGCGAAAGCCAACATCTTTACatctgcatgtgtatctgtcactgatggcgaacacacacacacacacacacacacaacacacacacacacacacattcctcagcAGCCCAACCTTCTGTGAGGTATAAGAAGCGCAAGTCCAGTGAGTCTCTGACATCCCTGCGGACCTCACGGGAACCATGGCGATGGTGAAGCTGATGCTCATCTCCTGTAAGTCTCTATGCTGTCTCCTGGActggtgcgtgtatgtgtgtgtgtgtgtgtgttatgtgttgtgtgtgtatgagtgtatgagtgttatgtcatgtgtgtctgtgtgtgtgtgttatgtgttgtgtgtgtgtgatctgaccaCGGCCGGGAAACTGACGCTCATCTCCTGTAAGTCTATGCTGTCTcctggactggtgtgtgtgtgtgtgtgtgtgtgtgtgttatgtaatgtgtgtgtgtgtgtgtgtgtgtgagagacgtgaGACACAGTCGTGAGACTGACGCTCATCTCCTGTAAATCTATGCTGCCTcctggactggtgtgtgtgtgtgagtgtgagagagagagtttgtgtgtgtgtgtttctgtgcgtgtgtgagagagagggtggggggggcatgtgtgtctgtgtatgtgtttctgtgtgtgagaggggggggggggcatgtgtgtttctgtgtgtgaggagggcatgtgtgtttctgtgtgcatatgtgtgtgtgtgtgtgtgtgtgtacgtgtatgtgtgtgtgtgtgtgtgtgtgtgtgtgtgtttctgtgtgtgagtgtgtgtgtgtgtgtgtgcatatgtgtgtgtgcgtgtgtgtgtgtttctgtgagtgtgtgtgtgtgttgtgtgtgtgtgtgtgtgtgtgtgtgcgtgtgtgtgcgcgtgtgtctgtgtgtgtgcgtgtgtgtatgtgtgtgtgtgcatatgtgtgtgtgtgtgtgtttctgtgtttctgtgtgtgtgtgtgtgtgtgtgtttgtgcatatgtgtgtgtgtgtgtttctgtgtgtgtgtgtgtgtgtttctgtgtgtgtttctgtgagtgtgtgtgtgtgtttctgtgtgtgtgtgtgtgtgtttctgtgtgtgtgtgtgtgtgtgtgtgtgtgatctgaccaCAGTCTTGAAACTGACGtgcatctgtctctcctctaGTGGTGATCTCTGCCTCCTGTTTGGGGACAACAGCGAGTAAGTCTCATCTCAtgcacgcgcacaaacacacacacgcaatctcatcaacacacactcacacacatacaatctcatcaacacacactcacacacacacaatctcaacacacacacacagagacacacactcccgtCAAAAAAAAGCCCTCCCTGTGAAATTGTTCTGATGACAACAATCTAGTGAGTTACCTGAGATTACTCATCTTAACTTTAGTTTTTCCTGCTTCAAATGGTTTAGCCTGTCCGTGCTGTCAACTGAGGTTTGCTAGCTAAGTATTTGCTACACAGCTGTTTAGTTACATTTAAATGGGAAAGCATTGTGTTTGTATCTTGTTGGCTTTTACAAATGATGGGTATGCAAACTCTTTGTTAATCTCAGACGATAAATTCTTCTAGGCAAAATCAACTTTTATTTCTTTCCAACAGAGTCCGGCCAGACATGTGAAGGGCATCAAAGAAAACTggaatgtggtgtgtattccctcaagTCTTTTTTTAGATCACATTCCTTATATGCCGAGCATGCACACTGATCTATAAAGTTGCCAACTCTCTCTATAGCAGCCATTTTGTTACGAATGGGTGGtgatgtgcaggactcaatcgcacgactcagaacTCAAACAGTAGAGTGAAGAATAATCGTTTTACTAGCAGGGGTCGGTACACAGCTATGCAGTCCAAAagtaagcaaacaaatccaaacagggaataggcaggagagtaGTCGTtgtacaggcagaggtcagaagcacgagtaaatcaattaaacaaagAGAAAGCGCTAATTGCTGGAAACACTAGGAATTCACAGAACAACATACCAGGTAACATGTAATTACGAAaacgcaacgagaaacaagaatacaTGGACTATATAAACACaccagataacgagggacaggtgagaacaatcaaggcggggcagacaatgagacacagctggactaaacaaggggaattaacaggacacaggagaaaccaataacacaaacaaaccgggtgattgggaacaggtgagggtggagacacgaacaacaacaagagggcacatggcataaacaaacaaacataggaaagcacatggcgggaacaaggaagcacaaggACTAGACAAGGggacaaacatgtgacaacacaagggagataAACTCAGAACCCGAACAAGGAccgaacacagaccttacacatTTAAGGATCTCTGGTCTAGATCCACTGGGGACATTCCATCTTAGAGCGAAACCAGCCTTAAGTTTTGAACTCCCCAAAACCAGTGGAATTAAGGGTGTTATCAGTAAATCTTCTTATAGTCGACATATGTACTGCTATCTTTTCCTTCTGTTACAAATTCTgatgtcttcctcttcaggttCCAATGTAATCCGTATCCACACTGCCAGTTACGGGCGAACAGATAAAACCACCTGCTCTGCTGGACGCCCTGCGAATCAACTCAGCAGGACCGACTGCTCTGCATCTacaacgctccctatagtaagggagaggtgagttaagGACATGTGACCTCAtgtttcatcaacagcaaaccagttttacattttgcctctttgtctttgctgtaaagatgtgaaggaaggacgacatgccttctgaaggccttaaacagcatcttctctgatccgtgtggtggcatctacaagtacctcaacatctcctacagctgtgttcctccaaacAGTAAGGAACCGGAGCATCCCATCACCACAAGCTTGCACTATAattgcaacatgttgattgtaacacagatgatgaatgtggtttttaagatgttacccagagttaacatccactgccctttctttcaaacagagtccagccaaacatgtgaaagcctccatggcgaactggactgtggtgtgtattccctcacattgtttcctacaagactttctttatatgctgcacttgcaaaatgtcctacagagctcggcagtcagaatctttaccactggcctgtataagagttcctctcgtctccacagcaatgtcagtgcatttgtaaggacattgctggaaacagtagaggttcagttttggccagtgccgtaatctagacatgttggttccccttgatgaaacgttccgttgttctcataaaagaatgcagtagtaccaagagtaacagccttcttcttaaATAGTCATACGAGCTACAACTGTGCACATAGTCCATGTAAATCACTGCCGGGGTAGGGCCTGATAGAAATAAGTTCACCAATTTGGCACAGTTTAGCAGACATCAAATGACATGGATTTGTAGAACAgttagacattttgtagatggtacgaataaatatctgaaattaatatcgcactttgttgttttccttggcttgtttgaaaacaaaaagagattCCCCCTGAGTTACTTTGGGCCTAAATTACAAGATATTAACAAAGTCGACAAGAGTTTGCATACCCATCATTTGTAAAAGCAAACAAGATACCCAAACGCAATGCTTTCCCATTTAAATGAACAACGTTACTAAACAGCTGTGTAGCTAATACTTAGCTAGCAAACCTCAGTTGACAGCACGGACAGGCTAAACCATTTGAAGAAGGAAACTAAAGTTTAGCTGAGTAATATCAGGTAGCCAACGTTAAAAAGGCCAGGAAAATCCCTTAATTGTGATGTCTTCCCGGTCACGCTGTAGTTAGCCACGTCAGGATCTCTCACGCCACTCCATCTGGGGGCATCCAAGTGAACCCGAGACCACTCTTCAATTCGACCGCCACTAAAAGCAAGCATCTTTGTCAACTGACATAAATTGTCAAATACTACAACTCCGACCTGTGCATTTCGCTGACTGAGGCTGTTGATTGGAGACCAGTGCCAGTAAAACATCCTTGTTGTTGATACATCAACTGCAATCTTTTGCTTACTTGTCAAAACATAACGTCTGTCCTTCCAACCCAGGTTCAAACGTAATTCACATCCACAAAGCTAATTACGGCCGGACAGATAAAACGACCTGCTCTTCTGGACGACCTGCAAATCAGCTCAGCAATACCAACTGCTACGCTCCCACAACACTCCCATAATAAGGAATCGGTCAGTACATGACCTTAAAAAGACACAAGTTCTGCTGTTTAAATGGGTTACTTTGTATTCATCCAGTCCGTTTCCTTAAACCTACAAGCACCTTCCTTGAATGACTGTGGTGTTTTGTCAAGAACACATGTAACCCTTTTTTTCTTACCcgtaaagatgtgaaggaaaaacaacatgcgcggtgcaggcctcacaccttatcttctctgatccgtgtggtggcatctacaagtacctcgacatctcctacagctgtgttcctccaagtaaGGAACCGGAGCATCTCATCACCACAATCTTGCACTataagcaacatgttgattgtaacacagatgatgaatgtggtTTTTAAGATGTTACCAGAGTTAACATCCACTGTCCTTTCTTTCAGAGTCCAGCCAAATATGTCATAGCCTCCATGGCgaactggactgtggtgtgtattccctcacattGTTTCCTACAAGACTTTCTTTATATGCTGCACTTGCAAAATGTCCTACAGAGCTTGGCAGTCAGAATCTTTACCACTGGCCTGTATAAGAGTTCCTCTCG
This is a stretch of genomic DNA from Clupea harengus unplaced genomic scaffold, Ch_v2.0.2, whole genome shotgun sequence. It encodes these proteins:
- the LOC122131509 gene encoding L-rhamnose-binding lectin CSL2-like, which gives rise to MYCYLFLLLQILMSSSSGSNVIRIHTASYGRTDKTTCSAGRPANQLSRTDCSASTTLPIVRERCEGRTTCLLKALNSIFSDPCGGIYKYLNISYSCVPPNSKEPEHPITTSLHYNCNMLIVTQMMNVVFKMLPTSGSKTSLLSIHQLQSFTCLSKYNVCPSNPGSNVIHIHKANYGRTDKTTCSSGRPANQLSNTNCYAPTTLPIIRDRLFDDTREIPTELLWA